One Coregonus clupeaformis isolate EN_2021a chromosome 21, ASM2061545v1, whole genome shotgun sequence DNA window includes the following coding sequences:
- the iba57 gene encoding putative transferase CAF17 homolog, mitochondrial produces MSSCCSSHTYQTMHSLGLGFFARAAVGPNALLRLYSRNFNARKCSERRYQWTGAWGPAGWIKNYSQEARKNELGQYVCYHLPHRTLLKVQGQDTRSFLQGIVTNDMELFVEEEQNVLYAHMLNVQGRTLYDIIIYRLKEAEAGCGVLVECDTTIKDFILKHLKVYKIRRQVKISPCPELSLWAVLPQGTAPGQERPKPGLTAPEKALMWEEDPRTEAMGWRLVVDNKVDPLEIIPSCQQGDSEEYHRHRYAIGLPEGVKDLPPGVALPLESNLVYMQGISFSKGCYIGQELTARTHHTGVVRKRLMPVRMSAPAEGLEEGVSLQTQSGKPAGKHRAGVGELGLSLIRLAHAKEPLTLKASEDTTVTLEASVPDWWPKDSKAK; encoded by the exons ATGTCCAGTTGCTGTTCTTCGCACACTTACCAAACAATGCACAGTCTGGGATTGGGTTTTTTCGCTAGGGCCGCGGTTGGTCCAAACGCTTTACTTCGACTCTACTCACGCAATTTCAATGCTAGAAAATGTTCCGAACGCCGGTACCAATGGACAGGTGCTTGGGGCCCAGCAGGATGGATCAAGAACTACAGTCAGGAAGCACGTAAGAATGAATTGGGACAGTATGTTTGCTATCATCTTCCACACAGGACCTTACTAAAAGTTCAAGGGCAAGATACAAGATCGTTTCTTCAAGGTATTGTAACCAATGACATGGAGCTCTTTGTAGAAGAGGAACAGAACGTGTTGTATGCGCACATGCTGAACGTTCAAGGAAGGACACTATATGACATTATCATATACAG GTTGAAAGAAGCCGAAGCGGGTTGTGGTGTTCTGGTCGAGTGTGACACCACCATAAAGGACTTCATTTTGAAACATTTGAAGGTGTACAAAATCCGCCGGCAGGTGAAGATCAGCCCCTGTCCAGAGCTTTCTCTATGGGCTGTGTTGCCTCAGGGAACAGCCCCAGGCCAGGAGAGGCCCAAGCCAGGTCTCACTGCCCCAGAAAAAGCTCTGATGTGGGAGGAAGATCCGAGAACTGAAGCCATGGGCTGGAGGTTGGTGGTGGACAACAAAGTCGATCCTCTGGAAATTATTCCATCGTGTCAGCAAGGCGACTCAGAAGAGTACCACAGGCACCGCTATGCAATAG GACTTCCTGAGGGGGTGAAGGACCTTCCTCCTGGGGTGGCTCTTCCTCTGGAGTCCAACCTGGTCTACATGCAGGGCATCAGCTTCAGTAAGGGCTGTTACATCGGCCAGGAGCTGACCGCCAGGACTCATCACACTGGGGTGGTGCGGAAGCGTCTGATGCCTGTACGCATGTCAGCACCAGCTGAAGGCCTGGAGGAAGGAGTATCGCTACAGACCCAGTCTGGCAAGCCAGCCGGGAAGCACAGGGCCGGGGTTGGAGAGCTGGGCCTGAGCCTGATCCGCCTGGCTCACGCTAAAGAGCCACTGACACTCAAGGCATCTGAGGACACCACAGTGACTCTGGAGGCCTCCGTGCCAGACTGGTGGCCCAAAGACTCTAAAGCCAAATGA
- the LOC121534657 gene encoding synaptosomal-associated protein 47 isoform X2 yields the protein MTSPNRDIPIHSWPGSYYINSEKRWEAGTLSLTRTMLRFTSDPSKENLVGFRLTRIIEIKMESSSFIFSTLTVLEQGNLKHWFGSLRPNRVVVYNVLEHFWRERLLSPSTEVQGVEAQPTKRRELINLVVGAQRRLEDTGNILHHQGEQFDNVMQGLDKIDSNLGVADKLLAELESPPWWPFGKLPWKSQQDAKAEHAARESACKGTATGKHRVITSIPAIVSRGGDSDLKPGCLMVMVSSLEVRDTNYVLLHRFERDEVDDIRVHNPYEISVRQRFIGKPDICFRLLSAKMPEAMSVLEMQYKRKVEYTSEYSAFKTTPATTPGDQDQGSIWNAGLQQYQETEVPRTVPAGELSQVHLHVLKPEVTQAEVQELRQMLMQLKNLALEAETELERQDEALDVLTTSTDRATMHIDKHTCRMKRLL from the exons ATGACAAGCCCAAACCGAGACATCCCCATCCACAGCTGGCCAGGCTCCTACTACATCAACAGCGAGAAGCGCTGGGAGGCCGGGACCCTGTCCCTGACCCGCACCATGCTGCGCTTCACCTCAGACCCGAGCAAAGAGAACCTGGTCGGTTTCCGCCTCACCAGGATCATCGAGATCAAGATGGAGTCGTCCAGCTTCATCTTCAGCACTCTGACTGTGTTGGAGCAGGGGAATCTCAAGCACTGGTTTGGCTCGCTGAGGCCCAACCGGGTGGTGGTCTACAATGTCCTGGAGCATTTctggagggagaggttgttgtcccccTCTACTGAGGTCCAGGGGGTTGAGGCACAGCCCACCAAGAGGAGGGAGCTGATTAACCTGGTGGTAGGGGCTCAGAGACGGCTAGAGGACACAGGGAATATCCTCCACCACCAGGGAGAGCAGTTTGATAACGTTATGCAGGGCCTGGACAAGATCGACTCTAATCTGGGCGTGGCAGACAA GCTACTGGCTGAACTGGAGTCTCCCCCTTGGTGGCCTTTTGGCAAATTACCCTGGAAGAGTCAGCAGGATGCCAAGGCTGAGCATGCTGCCAGAGAGTCTGCTTGTAAGGGAACAGCAACAGGCAAGCACAGAGTGATCACCAGCATACCAGCCATCGTTTCCAGAGGTGGGGACTCGGACCTGAAGCCTGGCTGCTTGATGGTGATGGTCTCCTCATTAGAAGTCCGAGACACAAACTATGTGCTCCTCCACCGCTTTGAGAGGGACGAGGTGGATGACATCCGGGTTCACAACCCTTATGAGATCAGTGTGAGGCAGAGGTTCATAGGGAAGCCAGACATATGCTTCCGACTCCTGTCGGCTAAAATGCCGGAGGCCATGTCTGTGCTAGAGATGCAGTATAAGAGGAAGGTGGAGTACACGAGTGAGTACTCTGCCTTTAAGACGACCCCAGCCACGACCCCAGGTGACCAGGATCAAGGTTCAATATGGAATGCAG GCTTGCAGCAGTACCAGGAGACGGAGGTCCCCAGGACGGTCCCAGCAGGAGAGCTTTCCCAGGTGCATTTGCATGTCCTTAAGCCAGAGGTAACTCAGGCTGAGGTTCAGGAGCTCCGACAG ATGCTGATGCAGCTGAAAAACCTGGCtctggaggctgagacagagcTGGAGAGGCAAGACGAGGCCCTGGATGTTCTGACCACCTCTACAGACCGGGCCACCATGCACATAGACAAACACACCTGCCGCATGAAGAGACTGCTGTAA
- the LOC121534657 gene encoding synaptosomal-associated protein 47 isoform X1 — MTSPNRDIPIHSWPGSYYINSEKRWEAGTLSLTRTMLRFTSDPSKENLVGFRLTRIIEIKMESSSFIFSTLTVLEQGNLKHWFGSLRPNRVVVYNVLEHFWRERLLSPSTEVQGVEAQPTKRRELINLVVGAQRRLEDTGNILHHQGEQFDNVMQGLDKIDSNLGVADKLLAELESPPWWPFGKLPWKSQQDAKAEHAARESACKGTATGKHRVITSIPAIVSRGGDSDLKPGCLMVMVSSLEVRDTNYVLLHRFERDEVDDIRVHNPYEISVRQRFIGKPDICFRLLSAKMPEAMSVLEMQYKRKVEYTSEYSAFKTTPATTPGDQDQGSIWNAAGLQQYQETEVPRTVPAGELSQVHLHVLKPEVTQAEVQELRQMLMQLKNLALEAETELERQDEALDVLTTSTDRATMHIDKHTCRMKRLL, encoded by the exons ATGACAAGCCCAAACCGAGACATCCCCATCCACAGCTGGCCAGGCTCCTACTACATCAACAGCGAGAAGCGCTGGGAGGCCGGGACCCTGTCCCTGACCCGCACCATGCTGCGCTTCACCTCAGACCCGAGCAAAGAGAACCTGGTCGGTTTCCGCCTCACCAGGATCATCGAGATCAAGATGGAGTCGTCCAGCTTCATCTTCAGCACTCTGACTGTGTTGGAGCAGGGGAATCTCAAGCACTGGTTTGGCTCGCTGAGGCCCAACCGGGTGGTGGTCTACAATGTCCTGGAGCATTTctggagggagaggttgttgtcccccTCTACTGAGGTCCAGGGGGTTGAGGCACAGCCCACCAAGAGGAGGGAGCTGATTAACCTGGTGGTAGGGGCTCAGAGACGGCTAGAGGACACAGGGAATATCCTCCACCACCAGGGAGAGCAGTTTGATAACGTTATGCAGGGCCTGGACAAGATCGACTCTAATCTGGGCGTGGCAGACAA GCTACTGGCTGAACTGGAGTCTCCCCCTTGGTGGCCTTTTGGCAAATTACCCTGGAAGAGTCAGCAGGATGCCAAGGCTGAGCATGCTGCCAGAGAGTCTGCTTGTAAGGGAACAGCAACAGGCAAGCACAGAGTGATCACCAGCATACCAGCCATCGTTTCCAGAGGTGGGGACTCGGACCTGAAGCCTGGCTGCTTGATGGTGATGGTCTCCTCATTAGAAGTCCGAGACACAAACTATGTGCTCCTCCACCGCTTTGAGAGGGACGAGGTGGATGACATCCGGGTTCACAACCCTTATGAGATCAGTGTGAGGCAGAGGTTCATAGGGAAGCCAGACATATGCTTCCGACTCCTGTCGGCTAAAATGCCGGAGGCCATGTCTGTGCTAGAGATGCAGTATAAGAGGAAGGTGGAGTACACGAGTGAGTACTCTGCCTTTAAGACGACCCCAGCCACGACCCCAGGTGACCAGGATCAAGGTTCAATATGGAATGCAG CAGGCTTGCAGCAGTACCAGGAGACGGAGGTCCCCAGGACGGTCCCAGCAGGAGAGCTTTCCCAGGTGCATTTGCATGTCCTTAAGCCAGAGGTAACTCAGGCTGAGGTTCAGGAGCTCCGACAG ATGCTGATGCAGCTGAAAAACCTGGCtctggaggctgagacagagcTGGAGAGGCAAGACGAGGCCCTGGATGTTCTGACCACCTCTACAGACCGGGCCACCATGCACATAGACAAACACACCTGCCGCATGAAGAGACTGCTGTAA